GCGGGCAGCTCCGGCAGGTTGTCGCGCAGGTGATCGACGTAGGCCTGGTCGAGCACCACCGGCAGCAGGTCGGGACAAGGGAAGTAGCGGTAGTCGTTGGCCTCCTCCTTGGTCCGCATGCTGCGGGTCTCGTCGGCCTCGGGGTCATAGAGGCGGGTCTCCTGGACCACCTCGCCGCCATCCTCGATCAGCTCGATCTGGCGCTCGACCTCGAAGGCGATGGCGCGCTCGACGAAGCGGAAGGAGTTGACGTTCTTGATCTCGGCGCGGGTGCCGAAGGTGTCCTGGCCGGCGGGGCGCACCGAGACGTTGACGTCGCAGCGCATCGAGCCCTCGGCCATATTGCCGTCGGAAATCCCCAGATAAGTGACAATCGAATGGATCGCCTTGAGGTAGGCCGCCGCCTCCTTGGCGCTGCGCATGTCCGGCTCGGAGACGATCTCCAGCAGCGGCGTGCCGGCGCGGTTGAGGTCGATGCCGGTCATGCCGTGGAAGTCCTCGTGGAGCGACTTGCCGGCGTCCTCCTCCAGGTGGGCGTGGTGCACGCGGATGCGCTTGGTGCTGCCGTCCTCCAGGGTGATTTCCACCTCGCCGGGCCCGACGATGGGCTGGTACATCTGACTGGTCTGGTAGCCCTTGGGCAGGTCCGGGTAGAAGTAGTTCTTGCGGTCGAACACCGAGACCTCGGGGATCTGGGCGTGGATGCCCAGGCCGAACTGCACGGCCATGGCCACCGCGGCCTCGTTGAGCACCGGCAGCACCCCGGGCAGCCCCAGGTCCACGGCGCAGGCCTGGGTGTTGGGCTCGGCGCCGAAGGCCGTGGAGGCGCCGGAGAAGATCTTGGAACGGGTGGCGAGCTGGACGTGGACTTCCAGGCCGATCACGGTTTCCCATTGCATCAGGCGGTCTCCTCGGCGAGGGCGGGACGGCGCAGGTGCCAGTCGGTGGCCTGCTGGAACTGGTGGGCGACGTTGAGCAGCCGGGCCTCGGCGAAGTGGGTGCCGAGGATCTGCAGGCCCACCGGGCGGCCGTTCGCGAAGCCGGCCGGCACGCTGATGCCGGGGATGCCGGCCAGGTTCA
The Halomonas sp. M4R1S46 DNA segment above includes these coding regions:
- the gatB gene encoding Asp-tRNA(Asn)/Glu-tRNA(Gln) amidotransferase subunit GatB, encoding MQWETVIGLEVHVQLATRSKIFSGASTAFGAEPNTQACAVDLGLPGVLPVLNEAAVAMAVQFGLGIHAQIPEVSVFDRKNYFYPDLPKGYQTSQMYQPIVGPGEVEITLEDGSTKRIRVHHAHLEEDAGKSLHEDFHGMTGIDLNRAGTPLLEIVSEPDMRSAKEAAAYLKAIHSIVTYLGISDGNMAEGSMRCDVNVSVRPAGQDTFGTRAEIKNVNSFRFVERAIAFEVERQIELIEDGGEVVQETRLYDPEADETRSMRTKEEANDYRYFPCPDLLPVVLDQAYVDHLRDNLPELPAEKRARFEGQLGLSAYDAGVLSANRAMAEYFEGVKDVCGDAKLAANWVQGELSGALNREGLAIDDSPVSATQLGELVARVKDETINGKAAKQVFQALWHHEGDSADAIIEAKGLKQVTDSGAIEAMIDQVIADSPAQVAQYRDAEPDKRGKMIGYFVGQVMKASRGTANPQQVNKLLKEKLDALC